A stretch of Physeter macrocephalus isolate SW-GA chromosome 6, ASM283717v5, whole genome shotgun sequence DNA encodes these proteins:
- the TDG gene encoding G/T mismatch-specific thymine DNA glycosylase isoform X4 — protein sequence MEAENAVSCSLQQVQAFYTFPFQQMMTEVPMAVMNEQEMPEEVPAPAPAQEPTQETPKGRKRKPRTTEPKTPVEPKKPTEAKKSGRSTKSKEKQEKITDTFKVKRKVDRFNGVSEAELLTKTLPDILTFNLDIVIIGINPGLMDVSKGHHYPGLGNHFWKCLFMSGLSEVQLNHMDDHTLPGKYGIGFTNMVERTTPSSKDLSSKEFREGGRILVQKLQKYQPRIAVFNGKCIYEIFSKEVFGVKVKNLEFGLQPHKIPDTETLCYVMPSSSARCAQFPRAQDKVHYYIKLKDLRDQLKGIERNTDVQEVQYTFDLRLAQEDAKKMAVKEEKYDPGYEAAYGGAYSENLCSGELCSFSSDGLTDSGGSTFSDIPNAQWMTQSFTDQFPSFNNHCGMQEREEGNHA from the exons CTGTTCCCTTCAGCAAGTGCAAGCTTTTTATACATTTCCATTCCAACAAATGATGACTGAAGTTCCTATGGCGGTTATGAATGAACAAGAAATGCCAGAAGAagttccagccccagctcctgctCAGGAACCCACACAAG AGActccaaaaggaaggaaaagaaaacccagaacaACAGAACCAAAAACACCGGTGGAACCCAAAAAACCCACTGAAGCCAAAAAATCTGGCAGGTccacaaaatcaaaagaaaagcaagaaaaaattacagacacatttaaagtgaaaagaaaagtagACCGGTTCAATGGTGTTTCAGAAGCTGAACTTTTGACCAAGACTCTACCGGACATTTTGACCTTCAATCTGGACATTGTGATTATTGGCATAAACCCAGGACTAATGGATGTTTCCAAAGGGCATCATTACCCTGGACTTGGAAACCATTTTTGGAAGTGTCTGTTTATGTCAGGGCTGAGTGAG GTCCAACTGAATCACATGGATGATCATACTTTACCAGGAAAATATGGTATTGGATTTACCAATATGGTGGAAAGGACAACACCAAGCAGCAAGGATCTTTCCAG TAAAGAATTTCGTGAAGGAGGACGTATTCTAGTGCAGAAATTACAGAAATATCAGCCACGAATAGCAGTGTTTAATGGAAAAT GTATTTATGAAATTTTTAGTAAGGAAGTTTTTGGAGTAAAAGTTAAGAACTTAGAATTTGGACTTCAACCGCATAAGATCCCAGACACAGAAACT CTCTGCTATGTTATGCCATCATCCAGTGCAAGATGTGCTCAGTTTCCTCGAGCCCAGGACAAAGTTCATTACTACATTAAGCTGAAAGACTTAAGAGATCAGTTGAAAGGCATTGAGCGAAACACAGACGTTCAAGAGGTGCAATATACATTTGACCTGCGGCTGGCCCAAG AGGATGCAAAGAAGAtggctgtgaaggaagaaaagtatgATCCGGGTTATGAAGCAGCGTACGGTGGTGCTTATAGTGAAAATCTGTGCAGTGGTGAACTTTGCAGCTTCTCTTCAGATGGGCTGA ctGACAGTGGAGGATCAACTTTCAGTGACATTCCAAATGCGCAGTGGATGACCCAGTCATTTACAGACCAGTTTCCTTCCTTTAATAATCACTGTGGGATGCAAGAACGGGAAGAAGGAAACCATGCTTAA
- the TDG gene encoding G/T mismatch-specific thymine DNA glycosylase isoform X1 yields MYKHFVLQIGINPGLMAAYKGHHYPGPGNHFWKCLFMSGLSEVQLNHMDDHTLPGKYGIGFTNMVERTTPSSKDLSSKEFREGGRILVQKLQKYQPRIAVFNGKCIYEIFSKEVFGVKVKNLEFGLQPHKIPDTETLCYVMPSSSARCAQFPRAQDKVHYYIKLKDLRDQLKGIERNTDVQEVQYTFDLRLAQEDAKKMAVKEEKYDPGYEAAYGGAYSENLCSGELCSFSSDGLTADSGGSTFSDIPNAQWMTQSFTDQFPSFNNHCGMQEREEGNHA; encoded by the exons ATGTACAAACATTTTGTTTTGCAGATTGGCATAAACCCAGGACTAATGGCTGCTTACAAAGGGCATCATTACCCTGGACCTGGAAACCATTTTT GGAAGTGTCTGTTTATGTCAGGGCTGAGTGAGGTCCAACTGAATCACATGGATGATCATACTTTACCAGGAAAATATGGTATTGGATTTACCAATATGGTGGAAAGGACAACACCAAGCAGCAAGGATCTTTCCAG TAAAGAATTTCGTGAAGGAGGACGTATTCTAGTGCAGAAATTACAGAAATATCAGCCACGAATAGCAGTGTTTAATGGAAAAT GTATTTATGAAATTTTTAGTAAGGAAGTTTTTGGAGTAAAAGTTAAGAACTTAGAATTTGGACTTCAACCGCATAAGATCCCAGACACAGAAACT CTCTGCTATGTTATGCCATCATCCAGTGCAAGATGTGCTCAGTTTCCTCGAGCCCAGGACAAAGTTCATTACTACATTAAGCTGAAAGACTTAAGAGATCAGTTGAAAGGCATTGAGCGAAACACAGACGTTCAAGAGGTGCAATATACATTTGACCTGCGGCTGGCCCAAG AGGATGCAAAGAAGAtggctgtgaaggaagaaaagtatgATCCGGGTTATGAAGCAGCGTACGGTGGTGCTTATAGTGAAAATCTGTGCAGTGGTGAACTTTGCAGCTTCTCTTCAGATGGGCTGA cagctGACAGTGGAGGATCAACTTTCAGTGACATTCCAAATGCGCAGTGGATGACCCAGTCATTTACAGACCAGTTTCCTTCCTTTAATAATCACTGTGGGATGCAAGAACGGGAAGAAGGAAACCATGCTTAA
- the TDG gene encoding G/T mismatch-specific thymine DNA glycosylase isoform X2 encodes MYKHFVLQIGINPGLMAAYKGHHYPGPGNHFWKCLFMSGLSEVQLNHMDDHTLPGKYGIGFTNMVERTTPSSKDLSSKEFREGGRILVQKLQKYQPRIAVFNGKCIYEIFSKEVFGVKVKNLEFGLQPHKIPDTETLCYVMPSSSARCAQFPRAQDKVHYYIKLKDLRDQLKGIERNTDVQEVQYTFDLRLAQEDAKKMAVKEEKYDPGYEAAYGGAYSENLCSGELCSFSSDGLTDSGGSTFSDIPNAQWMTQSFTDQFPSFNNHCGMQEREEGNHA; translated from the exons ATGTACAAACATTTTGTTTTGCAGATTGGCATAAACCCAGGACTAATGGCTGCTTACAAAGGGCATCATTACCCTGGACCTGGAAACCATTTTT GGAAGTGTCTGTTTATGTCAGGGCTGAGTGAGGTCCAACTGAATCACATGGATGATCATACTTTACCAGGAAAATATGGTATTGGATTTACCAATATGGTGGAAAGGACAACACCAAGCAGCAAGGATCTTTCCAG TAAAGAATTTCGTGAAGGAGGACGTATTCTAGTGCAGAAATTACAGAAATATCAGCCACGAATAGCAGTGTTTAATGGAAAAT GTATTTATGAAATTTTTAGTAAGGAAGTTTTTGGAGTAAAAGTTAAGAACTTAGAATTTGGACTTCAACCGCATAAGATCCCAGACACAGAAACT CTCTGCTATGTTATGCCATCATCCAGTGCAAGATGTGCTCAGTTTCCTCGAGCCCAGGACAAAGTTCATTACTACATTAAGCTGAAAGACTTAAGAGATCAGTTGAAAGGCATTGAGCGAAACACAGACGTTCAAGAGGTGCAATATACATTTGACCTGCGGCTGGCCCAAG AGGATGCAAAGAAGAtggctgtgaaggaagaaaagtatgATCCGGGTTATGAAGCAGCGTACGGTGGTGCTTATAGTGAAAATCTGTGCAGTGGTGAACTTTGCAGCTTCTCTTCAGATGGGCTGA ctGACAGTGGAGGATCAACTTTCAGTGACATTCCAAATGCGCAGTGGATGACCCAGTCATTTACAGACCAGTTTCCTTCCTTTAATAATCACTGTGGGATGCAAGAACGGGAAGAAGGAAACCATGCTTAA
- the TDG gene encoding G/T mismatch-specific thymine DNA glycosylase isoform X3 encodes MAAYKGHHYPGPGNHFWKCLFMSGLSEVQLNHMDDHTLPGKYGIGFTNMVERTTPSSKDLSSKEFREGGRILVQKLQKYQPRIAVFNGKCIYEIFSKEVFGVKVKNLEFGLQPHKIPDTETLCYVMPSSSARCAQFPRAQDKVHYYIKLKDLRDQLKGIERNTDVQEVQYTFDLRLAQEDAKKMAVKEEKYDPGYEAAYGGAYSENLCSGELCSFSSDGLTADSGGSTFSDIPNAQWMTQSFTDQFPSFNNHCGMQEREEGNHA; translated from the exons ATGGCTGCTTACAAAGGGCATCATTACCCTGGACCTGGAAACCATTTTT GGAAGTGTCTGTTTATGTCAGGGCTGAGTGAGGTCCAACTGAATCACATGGATGATCATACTTTACCAGGAAAATATGGTATTGGATTTACCAATATGGTGGAAAGGACAACACCAAGCAGCAAGGATCTTTCCAG TAAAGAATTTCGTGAAGGAGGACGTATTCTAGTGCAGAAATTACAGAAATATCAGCCACGAATAGCAGTGTTTAATGGAAAAT GTATTTATGAAATTTTTAGTAAGGAAGTTTTTGGAGTAAAAGTTAAGAACTTAGAATTTGGACTTCAACCGCATAAGATCCCAGACACAGAAACT CTCTGCTATGTTATGCCATCATCCAGTGCAAGATGTGCTCAGTTTCCTCGAGCCCAGGACAAAGTTCATTACTACATTAAGCTGAAAGACTTAAGAGATCAGTTGAAAGGCATTGAGCGAAACACAGACGTTCAAGAGGTGCAATATACATTTGACCTGCGGCTGGCCCAAG AGGATGCAAAGAAGAtggctgtgaaggaagaaaagtatgATCCGGGTTATGAAGCAGCGTACGGTGGTGCTTATAGTGAAAATCTGTGCAGTGGTGAACTTTGCAGCTTCTCTTCAGATGGGCTGA cagctGACAGTGGAGGATCAACTTTCAGTGACATTCCAAATGCGCAGTGGATGACCCAGTCATTTACAGACCAGTTTCCTTCCTTTAATAATCACTGTGGGATGCAAGAACGGGAAGAAGGAAACCATGCTTAA